One genomic window of Gracilinema caldarium DSM 7334 includes the following:
- a CDS encoding flagellar brake protein, which produces MLYFMLIIIATISLIILLTFRSDSKEKYSWLEFFAKGKDAGFSFGELQLLRKLAISAELEDPTTLFWSEKQLDRCIRELIKKAEVTGASRNQETQDFLSKLYEYRKKIEFEHPRYKKGITSSRSIGETQPIKILIDGMGVYKSQVVANSDRFLTIQKPNIPPQKGYIVWKGKRLAIYFWRKDDAGYVFDSYVLDEAMARGMIVLQIAHSDSLFRTQKRRSIRARTHKPAYLYLPPIEEAPEKIEIKPGLRCIIEDLSDTGCAITIGGKGVEGLRVKVQFEIDNQPVVMNGTVRSVDYDEEKKRSLLHVEAVPLSLTTRNRILAEVFGVKPDNTFDYLFYEDEIKSEKTPVLSMEGTNEVR; this is translated from the coding sequence ATGCTGTATTTTATGTTAATTATAATTGCAACGATTAGTCTCATCATTCTTCTTACATTTAGATCTGATTCTAAGGAAAAGTATTCCTGGTTAGAGTTTTTTGCAAAAGGTAAGGATGCAGGCTTTTCCTTTGGAGAACTGCAGTTATTACGGAAATTAGCTATCAGTGCTGAACTGGAAGATCCTACTACCCTTTTCTGGTCAGAGAAGCAGTTAGACCGTTGTATCAGGGAGCTGATAAAAAAAGCAGAAGTTACCGGAGCAAGCCGAAATCAGGAAACTCAAGATTTTCTCTCCAAATTATACGAATACCGAAAAAAAATCGAATTTGAGCATCCGCGGTATAAAAAGGGAATTACGAGTTCTCGATCAATTGGTGAAACTCAGCCTATTAAGATACTGATAGATGGAATGGGTGTATATAAATCTCAGGTTGTAGCCAATTCGGATCGATTTTTAACAATACAAAAGCCAAATATTCCACCACAAAAGGGCTATATCGTCTGGAAAGGGAAACGACTTGCTATTTATTTTTGGCGGAAGGATGATGCGGGATATGTTTTTGACAGTTATGTCTTAGATGAAGCTATGGCGAGGGGTATGATCGTTCTTCAAATTGCCCATTCTGATTCGCTTTTTAGAACACAAAAACGTCGTTCAATTCGCGCTCGTACCCACAAGCCGGCATATCTTTATTTACCTCCAATTGAGGAAGCGCCAGAAAAAATCGAGATAAAGCCGGGATTACGTTGTATAATCGAGGATCTTTCTGATACTGGTTGTGCAATTACTATAGGTGGTAAAGGGGTGGAGGGGCTTAGGGTCAAGGTACAGTTTGAAATTGATAATCAACCGGTAGTAATGAATGGCACTGTTCGTTCCGTTGATTATGATGAAGAGAAAAAACGTTCCCTATTACATGTAGAAGCCGTGCCTCTATCCCTTACTACAAGGAATCGGATATTAGCAGAGGTGTTTGGTGTGAAACCTGATAATACCTTTGATTATCTTTTTTATGAAGATGAAATCAAATCTGAAAAAACTCCTGTACTATCAATGGAGGGTACCAATGAAGTGCGATAA
- a CDS encoding RluA family pseudouridine synthase produces MEHYSGIVGHEAQGGIRLDRYVSEVLKLVSRSQVKARNMKALVNGKTAKVSRVVEPGNRIELSWDTPEPTELIPEDILFDVIYEDDRVIVINKPQGMVVHPGAGNKQGTMANGILYRRFHRIKNGIANSDVTMMLHSPLLRPGIVHRLDKDTSGVIIATYDDAALSFLANQFKHRKTRKTYVAIIRGRLPQHKGRIETFISRDKHNRKLFCATKDMGKHAVTLYRVVRNYGSYSLVLLRPKTGRTHQLRVHMRYLGCPILGDPLYSSRDPRFPEATLMLHALRLTITIPGNKTPTCFKAPLPERFKAILKKLKEF; encoded by the coding sequence GTGGAACATTATAGTGGTATTGTAGGTCATGAAGCCCAGGGTGGGATCAGGCTTGATCGATATGTTTCAGAGGTGCTCAAACTTGTAAGTCGGTCTCAGGTAAAAGCACGTAATATGAAGGCCCTTGTTAATGGAAAAACGGCAAAGGTATCCCGAGTGGTAGAACCGGGAAACCGTATTGAACTTTCATGGGATACCCCTGAACCTACGGAACTTATACCTGAGGATATCCTTTTTGATGTGATATACGAAGATGATCGGGTAATAGTAATCAATAAGCCCCAGGGCATGGTGGTTCATCCCGGCGCTGGAAATAAACAGGGGACCATGGCCAATGGTATTCTTTACCGCCGGTTTCATCGGATTAAAAACGGAATAGCAAACAGCGATGTAACCATGATGTTACATTCACCCCTACTGCGGCCTGGTATAGTACACCGTCTTGACAAGGACACAAGCGGTGTTATCATAGCTACCTATGATGATGCGGCTCTTTCCTTTTTAGCTAATCAATTTAAACACCGGAAAACAAGAAAAACCTATGTGGCAATTATACGAGGCCGCTTGCCTCAGCACAAGGGAAGGATTGAAACCTTTATCTCTCGGGATAAGCATAACCGCAAACTTTTCTGTGCCACAAAAGATATGGGGAAACATGCAGTAACCCTTTACAGGGTTGTACGAAATTATGGATCCTATTCCTTAGTACTTCTGCGGCCAAAAACCGGCCGCACTCATCAGCTCCGGGTGCATATGCGCTACCTGGGGTGTCCTATTCTGGGTGATCCCCTGTACTCAAGCAGGGATCCACGTTTTCCCGAAGCTACGCTGATGCTCCATGCACTCCGACTTACTATTACCATTCCAGGAAATAAGACACCTACCTGCTTTAAAGCACCTTTGCCAGAACGTTTTAAGGCTATACTTAAAAAACTTAAAGAGTTCTGA
- a CDS encoding HEAT repeat domain-containing protein, protein MKCDKLSLSILMLALFSFLFVPFLVAQTGNTVLQSYQKLFIRTALATKPEIIENAVQDTDMKNNLGSFFDYTLSFVLQYADVLKDDPEMIRLASTIARAALHAGEAQNRDALWRLFMAYRDTETRVAVLDALAVLGKGDGRVIENLNQFLSNQNNVYRTGLIPDYQVLSACINTLGKLGDGSSFPVLFSTMIAGYPETYSRLAAQALGSIKGDFKKYLIDVIRKNSPVEKLAAFKAAMEHTDFTPADRGEIAENALDISLSFIAPLESDQQSLDELRYAAIRVLTEHRWSRATTLVIKHFYRLQTDYSNETELKSRFIEAIQCLGAMGTSEAAQALSLQLGLINTTMERTKKFDEEVLTTVIEALGNIGDKIAFDYLLYIGYLPYPESIQTTAREAMNRLKW, encoded by the coding sequence ATGAAGTGCGATAAATTGTCTTTGAGTATCTTGATGCTTGCTCTTTTTTCTTTTTTATTTGTTCCATTTCTTGTTGCCCAAACAGGAAACACGGTATTACAAAGTTATCAGAAACTATTTATTCGCACAGCCCTAGCAACAAAACCAGAAATAATTGAAAACGCAGTACAAGATACGGACATGAAAAATAATCTTGGTTCATTTTTTGATTATACACTTAGTTTTGTATTACAATATGCAGATGTGCTTAAAGATGATCCTGAAATGATCCGGTTGGCTAGTACTATTGCCAGGGCGGCTTTACATGCTGGGGAAGCCCAGAACCGGGATGCCCTATGGCGACTTTTTATGGCCTATCGGGATACCGAAACGAGGGTAGCTGTATTGGACGCTTTAGCTGTGCTTGGTAAGGGCGATGGTAGAGTTATTGAAAATTTAAATCAATTTCTTTCGAACCAGAATAATGTATACCGTACGGGGCTTATACCAGATTATCAGGTTCTTTCTGCCTGTATTAATACTCTGGGGAAACTAGGAGATGGTTCGTCGTTTCCGGTACTCTTTTCAACGATGATTGCAGGGTACCCAGAAACCTATTCCCGTCTTGCAGCGCAAGCGCTTGGTTCCATAAAGGGTGATTTTAAAAAGTATCTTATCGATGTGATTAGAAAGAATTCTCCTGTAGAAAAACTTGCAGCCTTTAAAGCTGCAATGGAGCATACTGATTTTACTCCTGCCGATAGAGGTGAAATTGCAGAAAATGCTCTGGATATTTCTCTCTCCTTTATTGCGCCTTTAGAATCTGACCAGCAGTCTCTTGATGAACTTCGTTATGCTGCTATACGGGTATTAACAGAACATCGATGGAGTCGGGCTACCACCTTAGTTATTAAACATTTTTATCGGCTTCAGACTGATTATTCCAATGAAACAGAATTAAAAAGTAGATTTATCGAAGCTATTCAGTGCCTTGGGGCCATGGGCACCTCTGAAGCAGCCCAAGCGCTTTCATTGCAATTAGGGCTTATCAATACTACTATGGAGCGAACGAAAAAATTTGATGAAGAAGTATTAACTACTGTTATTGAGGCTCTGGGAAACATCGGGGATAAAATTGCCTTCGACTATCTTTTATATATTGGATATTTGCCTTATCCAGAATCTATACAGACTACAGCCCGTGAAGCCATGAACCGCTTAAAATGGTGA
- a CDS encoding YggS family pyridoxal phosphate-dependent enzyme, translated as MSIKDNIARVEERIQKACDRSGRKREDIQLMAVSKFQSLEAIGEAYGAGLRLFGESRVQEAKTKFGTPLPEMPDLELHCIGQLQRNKVKPALQLFSCIQSVDRNELILELANQCQRFQRSIEILLELHTGERSKTGYPNVDALACAVELVLASPLLHLRGLMTMAPYTDDPMLIRQSFKTLVGAQKILQQRFPEITFNVLSMGMSNDFELAIEEGSNLLRIGTALFKGK; from the coding sequence ATGTCTATAAAGGATAATATAGCAAGGGTCGAAGAACGGATTCAAAAAGCCTGTGATCGATCTGGCCGAAAACGGGAAGATATCCAGCTTATGGCGGTAAGTAAATTCCAGAGTCTTGAAGCCATAGGAGAAGCGTACGGTGCTGGTCTTCGGCTTTTCGGAGAAAGCCGGGTCCAAGAAGCAAAGACGAAGTTCGGTACTCCATTGCCTGAAATGCCGGACCTGGAGCTGCATTGTATAGGTCAGCTTCAGCGGAATAAAGTAAAGCCTGCTCTACAGCTTTTTTCATGTATCCAATCGGTAGATCGAAATGAACTTATTTTGGAATTGGCAAATCAGTGTCAGCGATTCCAAAGGTCCATAGAAATATTGCTTGAGCTGCATACCGGGGAACGTTCAAAAACTGGGTACCCCAATGTAGATGCTCTTGCTTGTGCGGTAGAACTTGTTTTAGCTTCTCCGCTGCTTCATCTTCGAGGACTTATGACCATGGCTCCCTACACTGATGATCCAATGTTGATTCGTCAATCTTTTAAAACACTTGTGGGAGCGCAAAAAATACTTCAGCAACGTTTCCCAGAAATCACCTTTAATGTGCTTTCCATGGGGATGTCAAATGATTTTGAATTAGCTATAGAAGAGGGATCAAATTTGCTACGCATAGGTACTGCTTTGTTTAAGGGGAAATAA
- a CDS encoding cytochrome c biogenesis CcdA family protein, giving the protein MAFLFEAITAAAAGFLSFLSPCVFPLIPSYLAMLSGTSVKTLKESTGEKGFQVDEQLRLIRRTALLRSIAFSLGFTFVFVILGLIFSQASAMIGGSGRTWALIAGLVIIILGLDTIFDFISFLRMEKRIQIQKRPQGYVSAFLFGSAFGAGWSPCVGPMLASILFMAGSGSLVKAGILLTIYSLGLAVPFIAASLFLGSLQGLMQKLKEHLGTVKLISGLILISIGLYMMLGDLRQLSALFTRWGYTLQSSAEAQPQLFQMGTAVLYALLAVIILFAGKQSGKGAKNSRFILKAVLAALFALLAVLELTGTISTIRLISSWLMFQGV; this is encoded by the coding sequence ATGGCCTTCTTATTTGAAGCTATCACCGCCGCAGCTGCGGGGTTTCTCTCCTTCTTATCTCCCTGTGTTTTCCCGTTAATTCCATCCTACCTGGCCATGCTTTCGGGGACTTCAGTTAAAACCCTAAAAGAAAGTACCGGAGAAAAGGGATTTCAGGTTGATGAACAGCTGCGGCTTATTCGACGTACTGCACTGCTCCGCTCCATTGCTTTTTCGTTAGGCTTTACATTTGTTTTTGTAATTTTGGGACTTATCTTCTCCCAGGCTTCCGCCATGATCGGCGGTTCAGGCCGTACCTGGGCCCTTATTGCCGGCCTCGTGATTATCATCCTGGGTCTCGACACCATCTTCGATTTCATCAGTTTTCTCAGAATGGAAAAACGGATACAGATACAAAAACGGCCCCAGGGCTATGTTTCAGCCTTTCTTTTTGGTTCAGCCTTTGGAGCGGGCTGGAGTCCCTGCGTGGGCCCCATGCTGGCCTCAATCCTCTTTATGGCCGGTTCGGGCTCTCTTGTAAAAGCGGGTATACTCCTGACAATCTATTCGCTGGGCCTGGCGGTTCCCTTTATTGCAGCAAGCCTCTTCTTAGGCTCCCTTCAGGGCCTTATGCAGAAACTAAAGGAACACCTGGGAACGGTAAAACTCATCTCCGGCCTTATTTTAATCAGCATTGGACTCTATATGATGCTGGGGGATCTGCGCCAACTTTCCGCCCTCTTTACCCGTTGGGGATACACCCTGCAGAGCTCCGCAGAAGCCCAGCCCCAGTTGTTTCAGATGGGAACGGCGGTATTGTATGCATTGCTCGCGGTGATCATCCTTTTTGCAGGAAAACAGTCAGGGAAAGGGGCAAAAAACTCGCGCTTTATCCTAAAAGCAGTCCTGGCCGCGCTATTCGCCCTGCTTGCTGTCCTTGAACTTACCGGCACCATATCCACCATCCGCCTCATTTCCAGCTGGCTTATGTTTCAGGGGGTGTAA
- a CDS encoding ComEC/Rec2 family competence protein, with amino-acid sequence MHRISSGVSTACGAGLMFYGGISGLIPLSRVCYVFFIVFIVVVTLTGFLKALAVVMPHDVQRNIFYYVKIILVVSVGSSIGIVALYREKQALFISPMPVKSIQKIHLTMRTDFRLLPKGNLSGQGTVHFCEDATGKRISARGVINLIVSDSLSQLHSFAGQGSSLVVEGSLLPCKHDGGDDLSVPTFYVQRVIQANTPKGLEYMRFVIRKTLWESFRNQVWAGFAIALLLGVRDDLDQEVSLLFHRAGSAHVLALSGMHIGIIAAFLAFLLRRPLGVRPSSVVSLIVLFLYVNLVGFQPSLIRSLIMYMLLMFCFFKGISTSFISVIALSFLIQLFLDPLGMASLSAILSYSALVGIVLLGPPILNVLKGWVPLPLAGALATSLGAFTVTAPLVTAYFGVLYPIGILAGSILGLIVSLFMLGSILFLVFFSFLPMISALIGVVLAYIYKFQLIMLRKFADYSFEIKQVHWSLVVIFSIAMTALFVYGHYRGKEKRTISSFT; translated from the coding sequence ATGCATAGGATTTCATCTGGGGTCAGTACAGCATGTGGCGCTGGGCTTATGTTTTATGGCGGTATAAGTGGTCTCATCCCTCTTTCAAGGGTTTGTTATGTATTTTTTATAGTATTCATCGTAGTGGTTACCCTTACAGGTTTTTTAAAAGCCCTTGCGGTTGTGATGCCACATGATGTACAGAGAAATATTTTTTACTATGTGAAGATTATTCTTGTAGTATCAGTTGGATCCTCTATCGGCATTGTTGCTTTATATCGGGAGAAACAAGCCCTTTTTATATCTCCGATGCCTGTTAAATCTATACAAAAAATACATCTCACCATGAGAACAGATTTTCGTCTTTTACCAAAGGGAAATCTTTCAGGTCAGGGAACCGTACATTTTTGCGAAGACGCAACTGGTAAAAGAATATCTGCCCGGGGTGTCATCAATCTGATAGTTTCTGATTCTCTCTCTCAACTTCACAGTTTTGCTGGACAGGGAAGCAGCCTTGTTGTGGAAGGTTCACTGCTACCATGTAAGCATGATGGAGGAGACGATCTGTCGGTCCCGACCTTTTATGTTCAAAGGGTTATACAAGCAAATACTCCTAAGGGCTTAGAGTATATGCGATTTGTTATCCGAAAAACTTTGTGGGAAAGCTTTCGAAACCAGGTGTGGGCGGGATTCGCTATTGCATTGCTTTTAGGGGTGCGGGATGATCTGGATCAGGAAGTGTCTTTGTTATTCCATCGTGCTGGAAGTGCTCATGTATTGGCCCTCTCAGGTATGCATATAGGTATCATCGCTGCTTTCCTAGCCTTTTTATTACGTAGGCCTTTGGGGGTACGACCATCGTCTGTGGTAAGTCTTATCGTTCTTTTTCTCTATGTGAATCTTGTTGGATTTCAGCCTTCTCTCATCCGTTCTCTTATCATGTATATGCTCCTGATGTTTTGTTTTTTTAAGGGAATTTCAACTTCTTTTATATCAGTGATTGCCCTGTCGTTTTTGATTCAGCTTTTCCTGGACCCTTTGGGAATGGCTAGCCTTTCAGCGATACTTTCCTATAGTGCCCTGGTAGGTATTGTATTGTTGGGACCACCTATCCTTAATGTGCTTAAGGGATGGGTACCTCTACCACTTGCTGGAGCTCTTGCTACCTCCTTGGGAGCCTTTACGGTAACAGCCCCTCTGGTGACAGCCTATTTTGGCGTACTGTATCCTATAGGGATTTTAGCTGGATCAATACTTGGACTTATAGTCTCCCTGTTTATGCTGGGGAGTATACTGTTTTTAGTTTTCTTCTCCTTTTTGCCAATGATAAGTGCCTTGATAGGTGTTGTACTAGCTTATATATACAAGTTTCAACTTATAATGTTGAGGAAGTTTGCAGATTACTCATTTGAGATAAAGCAAGTACATTGGAGTCTTGTTGTGATTTTTAGTATTGCTATGACAGCCCTCTTTGTGTATGGTCATTATCGTGGAAAAGAAAAACGAACCATTTCATCCTTTACTTGA
- a CDS encoding TlpA family protein disulfide reductase, translating to MRHYRTTFFTVSLLFFFLLAATFATEGPKLSGANESHTWKKALQDIGFTVFPEAQTLPVLNVPGLDSKYINIKDFSGSYVLLNFWATWCPPCKAEMPSMETFYKTFKDKKLTIFAISTGEKPDTVKAFIKANPHSFPIGLDVSGQLGAIFASRGIPTTYIINPEGKAIAGTIGGRDWMDKKTVEAFAILLSSNRTN from the coding sequence ATGAGACATTATAGAACCACATTTTTTACCGTTTCATTGTTATTTTTTTTCCTATTGGCAGCAACCTTTGCCACTGAAGGTCCAAAATTGTCTGGCGCTAATGAATCTCATACCTGGAAAAAAGCACTGCAAGATATAGGCTTTACGGTGTTTCCCGAAGCCCAGACCTTGCCAGTACTTAATGTGCCCGGCTTGGATAGTAAATATATTAATATAAAGGACTTTTCAGGTTCCTATGTACTGCTTAATTTTTGGGCTACCTGGTGTCCCCCCTGCAAAGCAGAAATGCCCTCTATGGAAACCTTTTATAAAACCTTTAAAGATAAAAAACTAACTATTTTTGCCATCTCGACCGGGGAAAAACCAGACACGGTGAAAGCCTTCATTAAAGCAAACCCACATAGCTTTCCCATTGGGCTTGACGTCTCGGGTCAGCTTGGTGCCATATTTGCCAGCCGGGGTATACCGACAACCTATATCATCAATCCTGAAGGCAAGGCTATTGCTGGCACTATCGGTGGTAGGGACTGGATGGATAAGAAAACAGTAGAAGCCTTTGCAATACTCCTCTCCAGTAACAGGACAAACTAA
- the speA gene encoding biosynthetic arginine decarboxylase, with protein MAWTREDANKLYGVSKWGSGYFNIDEDGCITVEPCKDGARIRIIDVIEEAKKRGLRLPLHIRFQDILQDRVKRINEAFAQAIEEAGYKGQYQGVYPVKVNQMREVVETLMDAGEAYGLGIEAGSKPELLLALSIHKNGNRLLLCNGYKDDEFIRFALMGCKIGKKVVVVAEKLEEIKGLIELSKEMGVKPYIGIRIKLATRSSGKWATSSGEAAKFGLSTVDLLEAMNLLEQAGLKECVTLLHFHVGSQIPDIQVITRCVREGARFYAKLVRMGCPISYIDVGGGLGVDYDGSRSTVASSANYSLREYANTIVYGIMDICDEEKVEHPTIVSESGRALVAHHSMIAVEAFGRIAKLNTIKNLVVPKNAPKVVRDILEVKETVDAGHYDEAFHDLVFYRQQAMSLFDLGYLDLQSRAVVESLSWEILAEISRHYEGKARMSEEMKELVAGLKDQYLLNFSVFRSLPDSWALGQLFPMTPLTRLNEEPTIKGTIADITCDSDGKVDTFIGDGEDQDQREYLWLHDLNDKPYYVGIFLTGAYQDTLGDMHNLFGRMDEAHIVLDSDEEAGWYIDEIIEGDTIREVLEENEYAIAELIRSIKTQVEQAIKKDVVKPNEGMKILADYEAGLKRYTYLQVDSRRRL; from the coding sequence ATGGCCTGGACAAGGGAAGACGCAAATAAACTCTATGGTGTTTCAAAATGGGGTTCCGGATACTTCAATATCGATGAAGATGGCTGTATTACCGTAGAACCCTGTAAAGACGGTGCCCGCATCCGTATTATCGATGTTATAGAAGAAGCCAAAAAGCGGGGTCTGCGGCTTCCCCTCCATATCAGGTTTCAGGATATTCTGCAGGACCGGGTAAAGCGGATTAATGAAGCCTTTGCTCAGGCTATTGAGGAAGCCGGTTACAAGGGCCAGTACCAGGGAGTGTATCCGGTCAAGGTAAACCAGATGCGTGAGGTGGTAGAAACCCTCATGGACGCCGGTGAAGCCTATGGCCTCGGGATCGAAGCGGGGAGCAAACCTGAACTGCTTCTAGCCCTTTCCATTCATAAAAATGGTAACCGGCTGCTCCTCTGTAACGGTTACAAGGACGACGAGTTTATCCGTTTTGCCCTTATGGGATGTAAGATTGGCAAAAAAGTTGTGGTGGTTGCTGAAAAGCTGGAAGAAATTAAGGGCCTCATCGAATTATCCAAGGAAATGGGCGTAAAACCCTATATTGGCATCCGCATCAAGCTCGCCACCCGAAGTTCCGGTAAATGGGCAACTTCATCGGGAGAAGCGGCTAAATTCGGCCTTTCTACGGTGGACCTCCTGGAAGCGATGAACCTGCTTGAACAGGCAGGACTCAAAGAATGTGTAACCCTTCTGCATTTTCATGTGGGAAGCCAAATCCCGGACATTCAGGTCATTACCCGTTGTGTTCGGGAAGGTGCCCGCTTTTACGCCAAGCTCGTACGTATGGGCTGTCCCATTTCATATATTGATGTAGGGGGCGGTCTTGGGGTGGATTACGATGGCAGCCGCAGTACGGTTGCCTCTTCAGCCAACTACAGCCTGCGGGAATACGCCAATACAATTGTTTATGGCATCATGGATATCTGCGATGAAGAAAAAGTAGAACATCCTACCATCGTGTCAGAAAGCGGCCGTGCCCTGGTAGCCCATCATTCTATGATTGCTGTAGAAGCCTTTGGACGCATTGCCAAACTCAATACTATTAAAAATCTTGTAGTTCCTAAAAATGCCCCGAAGGTAGTCCGGGACATTCTGGAGGTCAAAGAAACGGTCGATGCGGGGCATTACGATGAAGCTTTCCACGACCTGGTGTTTTACCGCCAGCAGGCTATGAGCCTCTTTGATCTGGGGTACCTGGATTTACAGAGCCGAGCAGTCGTGGAATCCCTTTCCTGGGAAATTTTAGCAGAAATCAGCCGCCATTATGAAGGCAAGGCGCGGATGAGCGAAGAAATGAAGGAACTGGTGGCAGGACTTAAAGATCAGTACCTATTAAACTTCTCCGTCTTCCGTTCCCTGCCGGATTCATGGGCCCTGGGCCAGCTCTTCCCCATGACACCCCTTACCCGGCTTAACGAAGAACCTACTATTAAGGGGACCATTGCGGATATCACCTGCGATTCGGATGGTAAGGTAGACACCTTTATCGGCGATGGGGAAGACCAGGACCAGCGGGAATACCTCTGGCTCCATGACTTGAACGACAAGCCCTACTACGTGGGTATATTCCTGACTGGAGCATACCAGGATACCCTGGGGGATATGCATAACCTCTTCGGCCGCATGGATGAGGCCCACATCGTCCTGGACAGCGACGAGGAAGCCGGATGGTATATTGATGAAATTATCGAAGGGGATACCATCCGGGAAGTTTTGGAAGAAAATGAGTATGCCATTGCGGAACTCATCCGTTCCATTAAAACCCAGGTGGAGCAGGCCATTAAAAAGGATGTGGTAAAACCCAACGAAGGTATGAAGATCTTAGCAGATTACGAAGCGGGCCTTAAACGCTACACCTACCTCCAGGTAGACTCCCGCAGGAGATTGTAA
- a CDS encoding CPBP family intramembrane glutamic endopeptidase: MLTGSFATAYLEEVFFRLYLLHRFDTSGIPLITGNLLSILLFSLCHLYEGPLGALNAAIASIFFTVIYRKTSSVHSPAWAHGLYNVLAFSFGI, encoded by the coding sequence ATGCTGACAGGAAGTTTTGCTACGGCATACTTGGAAGAAGTATTTTTCCGATTATACTTGCTCCACCGTTTTGATACATCAGGAATCCCTCTTATAACAGGAAACCTACTGTCTATACTTCTTTTTTCCCTTTGCCATCTTTACGAGGGCCCACTGGGTGCCCTTAATGCAGCCATTGCCAGCATTTTCTTTACAGTTATTTACCGTAAAACAAGCTCTGTTCATAGCCCAGCCTGGGCGCATGGCTTGTATAATGTACTTGCTTTCTCATTTGGTATATAA
- the rsmA gene encoding 16S rRNA (adenine(1518)-N(6)/adenine(1519)-N(6))-dimethyltransferase RsmA, with translation MEKKNEPFHPLLDYDAPSALRRYLDEHGLGMQKKFGQNFLINGDVRKRLVQALELPIGAVVWEVGPGLGSMTVELIRQGALVKAFEIDRGFVRALYELIPVPSVFTLIEGDVLKTWPREAAKEQAEGKLCNYFLGNLPYNIAATLLADFIEKGRFFKRLVVTIQKEVAQRMLAKSGSKDYSSFTVLCSSAYTIKPLMVLKGPSFYPVPNVDSQAVLMDLRTDRNPMTDTPLFRSMVRSIFSNRRKNLKNNLISFLSSRYSSLGKDLSSLVETAITQAGLRSQQRAEELDLDAFIRLASKVESLICL, from the coding sequence GTGGAAAAGAAAAACGAACCATTTCATCCTTTACTTGATTATGATGCTCCCTCTGCACTCAGGCGATATTTAGATGAGCATGGTCTGGGGATGCAAAAAAAATTTGGTCAGAATTTTTTAATCAACGGTGATGTACGGAAACGGCTCGTCCAAGCCCTGGAGCTGCCTATTGGTGCAGTGGTTTGGGAAGTTGGTCCTGGTCTTGGTTCTATGACGGTTGAACTAATCCGCCAAGGCGCTCTCGTAAAGGCCTTTGAAATTGATCGGGGCTTTGTCCGGGCTTTGTATGAGCTTATTCCAGTTCCTTCAGTCTTTACCCTGATTGAGGGGGATGTGCTTAAAACCTGGCCCCGTGAAGCAGCAAAAGAACAAGCAGAGGGAAAGCTCTGTAATTATTTTCTTGGAAATTTACCCTATAATATTGCGGCCACGCTGCTTGCCGATTTTATAGAGAAGGGGCGGTTTTTTAAGCGTCTTGTGGTGACTATTCAGAAAGAGGTAGCCCAAAGAATGCTTGCGAAATCGGGGAGCAAGGATTATTCATCCTTTACCGTACTTTGTAGTTCTGCGTATACCATAAAACCGCTTATGGTGTTAAAAGGGCCTTCCTTTTATCCTGTACCGAATGTAGATTCTCAGGCAGTTTTAATGGATCTCAGAACAGATAGAAATCCGATGACAGATACCCCATTGTTTCGGTCGATGGTACGGAGCATATTTTCCAACAGAAGAAAGAACCTTAAAAATAACCTGATTTCCTTTCTTTCTAGTCGTTATTCGAGTTTAGGGAAAGATCTTTCATCCCTTGTCGAAACAGCCATTACCCAGGCTGGACTCCGCAGTCAGCAGCGGGCAGAGGAACTTGATCTTGATGCTTTTATTCGATTGGCAAGTAAGGTGGAATCACTGATATGTCTATAA